One genomic region from Sporomusaceae bacterium FL31 encodes:
- a CDS encoding CoA transferase, which translates to MGETEKKFIIPEFGPLRGINVLTSGTLVAMPHARNMMADFGAEVIQIERPKVGDTYRSMAPFVETNGKKVSTSWGQDACNRLSFFTLHLDLDIPEIQEIFSR; encoded by the coding sequence ATGGGAGAAACTGAGAAGAAATTTATTATTCCTGAATTTGGTCCTCTAAGGGGCATCAACGTTTTAACTTCCGGAACCCTTGTGGCCATGCCGCATGCAAGGAATATGATGGCTGACTTTGGTGCTGAAGTCATTCAGATTGAGCGCCCTAAGGTGGGAGATACTTATCGCAGTATGGCACCCTTTGTTGAAACAAACGGGAAAAAAGTTAGTACAAGCTGGGGGCAGGACGCATGCAACCGCTTGAGTTTTTTTACATTGCATTTGGATCTTGACATTCCCGAGATACAAGAAATCTTTTCGCGCTGA
- a CDS encoding DUF421 domain-containing protein, translating into MDWSEFLRDTWQTSLVFISLLLFTRVLGKTQVAQLTFYEYVSGITIGSIAASIAASEPERVWSHFYDLLLFVLLTYLLSQITIRNRPLRKLIDGSPTVVIENGRILEQNMRNMRYDLDELTCQLRINGVLDPSEVQYAVVETTGDLSVIKKSAYQPATKGDVGVQQSPIQYPVELIMDGEVMHGNLLNQQITEGWLKEQLQAQGFQDAAQITYAVIDSKGQVFISPKMQTADNS; encoded by the coding sequence ATGGACTGGTCAGAATTTCTCCGGGATACGTGGCAGACTAGTTTGGTATTTATTAGCTTACTGCTCTTTACCCGTGTCCTCGGCAAAACCCAGGTCGCCCAACTTACTTTTTATGAATATGTAAGCGGTATAACGATCGGTTCAATTGCCGCCTCAATTGCAGCTTCCGAGCCGGAGAGAGTCTGGAGCCACTTTTATGATCTATTGCTTTTTGTTTTGCTAACCTACTTATTATCGCAGATTACCATCAGAAATCGCCCACTCCGCAAACTCATTGATGGGTCACCAACCGTAGTGATCGAAAATGGCCGAATTCTTGAACAAAACATGCGTAATATGCGCTATGACCTTGACGAATTAACGTGCCAGCTGCGAATTAATGGAGTTTTGGACCCGTCAGAAGTACAATACGCGGTAGTCGAGACCACTGGTGACTTGAGTGTCATCAAAAAAAGTGCCTATCAGCCTGCAACCAAAGGCGATGTCGGCGTCCAACAGTCTCCCATTCAGTATCCAGTAGAACTGATCATGGATGGTGAAGTTATGCATGGTAATTTACTGAATCAGCAAATAACTGAAGGTTGGCTAAAAGAACAGCTTCAGGCCCAGGGGTTTCAGGATGCTGCACAAATTACCTATGCTGTCATTGATTCTAAAGGTCAAGTATTTATCAGTCCCAAAATGCAGACAGCTGATAACAGCTAA